In Prosthecobacter sp. SYSU 5D2, the following proteins share a genomic window:
- a CDS encoding NAD(P)/FAD-dependent oxidoreductase produces MSTVQPSIAIIGAGLSGLACARTLTRAGLKFTLYEAADAVGGRVRSDIVDGFTLDRGFQVLLPSYPEARRVLDYDNLKLRPFYRGADMFYKGRFHRIVDPFTHPTEGLKHGLDPFVSWMDKWRTLVLRKEVLTTRKIERRIPEMETEDYLRDFGFSEEFIDRFFRTFFGGVFLEKDLRTSARMFLFLYSMFSTGGAAVPAHGMQAIPDQLAISLPPGSLQLNTAITSLRAGEITLASGETIRPDHIIMAVSEEVAAQLLPDLFEEKLLPARSATCLYFTTSQPVPDTPIIHLDGDGRGPVNSACVLSKIAPHYAPAGQHLISASIIGAPSSEELEDVVRDQMAAWFGQSAYQWNLLRSYKIRHALPESRQLRLGEGPLSTVLAPGLYRCGDWCEDASINGALISGRRAAEAVIGAVG; encoded by the coding sequence ATGAGCACCGTACAGCCCAGCATCGCCATCATCGGCGCCGGACTTTCCGGGCTGGCCTGTGCTCGGACCCTGACACGGGCAGGGCTCAAATTCACCCTCTATGAAGCTGCCGATGCCGTGGGCGGACGAGTCAGGTCAGACATCGTGGACGGTTTCACCCTGGACCGTGGATTTCAAGTTTTGCTCCCTTCCTATCCGGAAGCCCGCCGCGTGCTGGATTATGACAACCTGAAGCTGCGGCCCTTTTACCGGGGAGCGGACATGTTTTACAAGGGCCGCTTCCACCGCATTGTAGATCCCTTCACTCATCCCACAGAAGGCCTGAAACATGGGCTGGACCCCTTCGTCTCCTGGATGGACAAGTGGCGCACCCTGGTCCTGCGCAAGGAGGTGCTCACCACGCGCAAGATCGAGCGCCGCATCCCGGAGATGGAGACGGAGGACTACCTGCGCGACTTCGGCTTCAGCGAGGAGTTCATTGACCGGTTTTTCCGCACCTTTTTCGGCGGCGTCTTTCTGGAAAAAGACCTGCGCACCTCCGCGCGAATGTTTCTTTTCCTTTATTCCATGTTCAGCACCGGCGGTGCCGCCGTCCCTGCCCACGGCATGCAGGCCATCCCGGATCAGCTGGCCATCTCCCTGCCTCCTGGCAGTTTGCAGTTAAACACCGCCATCACCTCCTTGCGCGCCGGAGAGATCACCCTGGCCAGTGGCGAGACCATCCGCCCGGACCACATCATCATGGCGGTGAGTGAGGAAGTGGCTGCACAATTGCTGCCGGACCTGTTTGAGGAAAAACTGCTGCCAGCGCGCAGCGCCACCTGCCTCTATTTCACCACCAGCCAGCCCGTGCCGGATACTCCCATCATCCACTTGGACGGGGATGGTCGCGGCCCGGTCAACAGCGCCTGCGTGCTCTCCAAGATCGCTCCGCACTACGCTCCCGCAGGCCAGCACCTCATCTCCGCCAGCATCATCGGCGCGCCCTCCAGCGAGGAGCTCGAAGACGTCGTCCGGGACCAGATGGCCGCCTGGTTTGGCCAGAGCGCCTACCAGTGGAACCTGCTGCGCAGCTACAAAATCCGCCACGCCCTGCCGGAAAGCCGCCAGCTCCGCCTCGGTGAAGGCCCCCTTTCCACCGTCCTGGCCCCCGGCCTCTACCGCTGCGGTGACTGGTGTGAAGATGCCTCCATCAACGGCGCCCTCATCAGCGGCCGCCGCGCAGCGGAAGCGGTCATCGGGGCGGTGGGGTGA